One Methylomonas sp. LL1 DNA window includes the following coding sequences:
- a CDS encoding GDSL-type esterase/lipase family protein has protein sequence MKKWIICIVLLCCVACNKPKPLLSKLPDDAVVLAFGDSLTYGTGASAEHDYPYILSQMIGREVINSGVPGEISSEGRERLPTELDEYQPHLLILIHGGNDILRKLPAEQTRDNLKAMINEAKQRNIQVVMLGVPKFGLVLLHSAEFYTELAESEGIANDLEALPTILASNELKSDTVHPNDKGYQRLAETIAALLQQQGAL, from the coding sequence ATGAAAAAATGGATAATTTGTATAGTTTTGTTATGTTGCGTAGCTTGCAACAAACCCAAGCCACTGTTGAGCAAACTGCCGGATGACGCAGTGGTTCTGGCGTTCGGCGACAGCCTGACTTACGGCACCGGGGCATCGGCCGAGCATGATTACCCATATATTCTTAGCCAAATGATCGGCCGCGAGGTCATCAATTCCGGAGTGCCGGGTGAAATCAGCAGTGAAGGCCGGGAACGCTTGCCGACCGAACTCGACGAATATCAACCCCATTTATTGATTCTGATCCATGGCGGCAACGACATTTTACGCAAACTGCCGGCGGAGCAAACCCGCGATAATTTAAAGGCCATGATCAATGAAGCCAAACAGCGCAACATTCAGGTCGTCATGCTGGGCGTACCCAAGTTCGGGCTGGTGTTGTTGCATAGCGCGGAATTTTACACGGAACTTGCCGAATCGGAAGGTATAGCTAACGATCTTGAAGCCTTGCCTACTATCCTCGCCAGCAATGAACTTAAGTCCGATACGGTGCACCCCAACGATAAAGGTTACCAACGTCTGGCCGAAACGATTGCCGCCTTGTTACAACAACAGGGGGCGCTATAA
- a CDS encoding NAD(P)-dependent oxidoreductase: MKTGMIGLGAMGQGMARNLAKAGYLTAVYNRTNSRAETLSKELQVHVCQTPQALAQQVDLILVCVSADQDLLDVIEAIAETIKPNSVVVDTSTVASDTAKRAAAMLRAKQADFLDAPVSGGVEGASKGTLAMMAGGDAKVLERVRPVLAAMTARIEHMGDTGSGQACKAVNQIMCAGINQAVTEALAFAEAQGLALEKVIDVVSGGAAGNWFLQHRGKTMTQGIFRPGFKLSLHHKDLLICRQMAEQVNVDCPLTESTLSDYAHLMQQGFGDEDISALYRLKRKQ, translated from the coding sequence ATGAAAACGGGCATGATCGGTTTAGGTGCGATGGGCCAGGGCATGGCACGCAATTTAGCCAAGGCTGGTTATCTGACTGCGGTTTATAATCGTACCAACAGCAGGGCGGAAACCTTATCCAAGGAATTGCAGGTCCACGTTTGCCAGACCCCACAGGCTTTGGCGCAACAAGTCGATCTGATACTGGTCTGCGTTTCGGCGGATCAAGACCTGCTGGATGTGATTGAAGCGATTGCCGAAACCATAAAACCCAATTCGGTGGTGGTCGACACGTCGACCGTCGCCAGCGACACCGCAAAACGAGCGGCCGCCATGCTGAGAGCCAAGCAGGCCGATTTTCTGGATGCTCCGGTATCCGGGGGCGTGGAAGGCGCCAGCAAGGGCACGCTGGCGATGATGGCCGGCGGCGACGCCAAGGTATTGGAACGTGTACGGCCGGTTCTGGCCGCCATGACGGCACGCATTGAGCACATGGGCGACACCGGTTCCGGCCAAGCTTGTAAAGCAGTGAATCAAATCATGTGTGCCGGCATCAATCAGGCCGTCACCGAAGCACTGGCATTTGCCGAGGCTCAAGGGCTGGCTTTGGAAAAAGTCATCGATGTGGTCTCCGGCGGCGCGGCCGGTAACTGGTTTTTGCAGCATAGAGGCAAGACCATGACTCAGGGTATTTTCCGGCCCGGCTTCAAGCTGAGTCTGCATCACAAGGATTTGCTAATTTGCCGGCAAATGGCTGAACAAGTCAACGTCGATTGCCCTTTAACGGAATCGACATTAAGCGATTACGCGCATTTGATGCAACAAGGTTTCGGCGACGAAGATATATCGGCGCTGTATCGGCTTAAACGGAAACAATAA
- a CDS encoding UDP-glucose dehydrogenase family protein has translation MKITVFGSGYVGLVTGACLAEVGNQVMCMDVDQHKIEQLKQGIIPIYEPGLEEMVKDNQAAGRLHFTTDVKEAVDFGLFQFVAVGTPPDEDGSADLKYVLAVAKSVAEHMSDYKIIVDKSTVPVGTADKVKQTVLDVLAQRGENLEFDVVSNPEFLKEGSALDDFMKPDRIIIGTDNPRTAELLKALYAPFNRSRERVINMDIRSAELTKYAANAMLATKISFMNELANLAERLGADIEHVRHGIGSDSRIGYSFIYPGCGYGGSCFPKDVKALERTAKEMGYHAELLSAVENVNDRQKYRLFEKISAHYPDGVKGKVFALWGLAFKPNTDDMREAPSRVVLEALIEAGASVQAYDPEAMHEAQRIYGDKAGLKYCPKQNEALETADALIIVTEWKQFRSPDFEQLSQQLKDKVIFDGRNMYEPKMVKQAGLQYYAIGR, from the coding sequence ATGAAAATTACGGTATTTGGTAGTGGTTATGTAGGCCTAGTGACGGGTGCTTGTCTGGCCGAAGTCGGCAATCAAGTCATGTGCATGGATGTCGATCAACATAAAATCGAACAGCTCAAGCAAGGCATCATTCCGATTTACGAGCCCGGTTTGGAAGAAATGGTCAAGGACAATCAAGCCGCCGGACGCCTGCATTTCACTACCGATGTCAAGGAAGCCGTGGATTTCGGTTTGTTTCAATTCGTCGCGGTCGGCACCCCGCCGGACGAGGATGGTTCGGCCGATTTGAAATACGTTTTGGCGGTAGCGAAAAGCGTGGCCGAACATATGAGTGACTATAAAATCATCGTCGACAAATCCACGGTACCGGTCGGCACCGCCGATAAAGTCAAACAAACCGTGCTCGATGTACTGGCCCAACGCGGCGAAAACCTGGAGTTCGACGTGGTCTCCAATCCGGAGTTTTTGAAGGAAGGCTCGGCGCTGGACGATTTCATGAAACCCGACCGCATCATCATCGGTACCGACAACCCCAGAACCGCCGAATTGCTGAAAGCCCTGTATGCACCGTTCAACCGCAGCCGCGAACGGGTGATCAACATGGACATCCGTTCCGCCGAACTGACCAAATATGCCGCCAACGCGATGTTGGCCACCAAGATCAGCTTCATGAACGAACTGGCCAATCTGGCGGAAAGACTAGGCGCGGACATCGAACACGTTCGCCACGGCATCGGTTCCGACAGCCGCATCGGCTACAGCTTCATCTACCCCGGCTGCGGCTATGGCGGCTCCTGCTTTCCGAAGGACGTCAAGGCACTGGAACGAACCGCCAAGGAAATGGGCTATCACGCCGAACTGTTAAGCGCGGTTGAAAACGTCAACGACAGACAAAAATACCGCCTGTTCGAAAAAATCAGCGCGCATTATCCGGACGGCGTGAAAGGCAAAGTATTTGCGCTGTGGGGCCTGGCCTTCAAACCCAATACCGACGACATGCGCGAAGCGCCCAGCCGGGTAGTGCTGGAAGCCTTGATCGAAGCCGGCGCCAGTGTACAAGCCTATGATCCTGAAGCGATGCATGAAGCCCAACGGATTTACGGCGACAAGGCCGGCTTGAAATATTGTCCTAAACAAAACGAAGCGCTGGAAACTGCCGATGCGCTGATCATCGTCACCGAATGGAAACAATTCCGTAGTCCGGATTTCGAACAATTGAGCCAGCAGTTAAAAGACAAGGTGATATTCGACGGCCGCAACATGTACGAGCCAAAAATGGTGAAACAGGCGGGATTGCAGTATTACGCGATCGGGCGCTAG
- a CDS encoding VPLPA-CTERM sorting domain-containing protein, with product MLKQTALTIILILVNTLAQASPITFTFSGIGDLTLNGTNHNNTAFTVTLNADNVDVQPPPTLPTYVNLSGTIDLGDLGTATFDNLLYIYSSQDGGFAGFGDNDKGDLFGLFDNGFLTYDLISDFGPLTVGVSDVDDPLQWIDVETSLGKTTFENFTTATFSATVSAVPLPASAWLFGSAVVGMIGFVRRKNS from the coding sequence ATGCTTAAACAAACAGCACTTACTATTATATTGATCTTAGTGAATACCTTGGCACAAGCATCGCCAATCACGTTTACTTTTAGTGGCATAGGTGATTTGACCTTAAACGGCACAAATCACAATAACACTGCTTTTACCGTAACACTCAATGCCGATAACGTGGATGTCCAACCTCCTCCCACATTACCGACATACGTCAATTTATCCGGAACAATTGATCTTGGCGATTTAGGTACGGCTACGTTCGATAATTTACTTTACATCTATAGTAGTCAGGATGGCGGTTTTGCAGGATTCGGCGATAACGACAAGGGAGATTTGTTTGGCTTGTTTGATAATGGATTTCTGACTTATGATCTGATTTCGGATTTTGGTCCCCTGACAGTAGGTGTTTCCGATGTGGATGATCCATTGCAATGGATAGATGTAGAGACATCGCTGGGTAAAACCACATTCGAGAATTTCACAACCGCAACATTTAGCGCGACAGTAAGCGCTGTTCCCTTGCCTGCATCCGCATGGTTATTTGGTTCGGCAGTAGTTGGCATGATAGGTTTTGTACGTCGCAAGAATAGCTAA
- a CDS encoding amino acid permease, with the protein MQIPKQLFQRKSVDALTAIENSLKQTLTAKDLTLLGIGAIIGAGIFVLTGIAAAKYAGPAITVSFVLAGIACALAALCYSELAAMIPVSGSAYSYAYATLGELMAWIIGWDLVLEYALASSTVAIGWAGYLTSFMDSLGVHLPRYLTTAYLADPVAGFINLPAVAIILLLTGLLVVGIRQSAMFNFAMVLIKLAVIVVFIFAGAGHIQAENWSNFTPFGFGGVLTGAGVIFFAYIGFDAVSTAAQEAVNPQKDVPFGIIVSLAVCTVLYILVAGVLTGIISYTELNVAAPIALAVDHIGMSWLSPIVKIGAIAGLTSVMLVLLMGQSRIFFSMAKDGLLPPLFAQVHPEFRTPHLSTMMVGVAVALLAGFMPIEKLGELVSIGTLFAFVLVCGGVLVLRGSHPEMERHFKCPASPYVPVTGILVCLALMAGLPFDTWVRLLVWLLIGFGIYFGYGIKHSRLNPL; encoded by the coding sequence ATGCAAATCCCCAAACAACTGTTCCAGCGTAAATCGGTCGATGCATTGACCGCCATCGAAAACAGTCTGAAACAGACCCTGACCGCCAAGGATTTAACCTTGCTGGGTATCGGCGCGATTATCGGAGCCGGCATTTTCGTGTTGACCGGCATTGCCGCCGCCAAATACGCCGGACCGGCGATTACCGTATCGTTCGTGTTGGCTGGAATTGCTTGCGCGCTGGCGGCCTTGTGCTACAGCGAACTGGCGGCGATGATTCCGGTATCGGGCAGCGCCTACAGCTATGCTTATGCAACCTTGGGCGAGTTGATGGCCTGGATCATTGGTTGGGATTTGGTACTGGAATATGCCTTGGCCAGCAGTACGGTGGCTATAGGTTGGGCCGGATATTTGACCAGTTTCATGGATTCGCTGGGAGTACATTTGCCGCGCTATCTCACCACGGCCTATTTGGCCGATCCGGTTGCCGGATTTATCAACCTGCCGGCGGTAGCCATTATTTTGCTATTAACCGGTTTGTTGGTGGTCGGTATACGTCAGTCGGCGATGTTCAATTTCGCGATGGTATTGATCAAGCTGGCGGTTATCGTGGTGTTTATCTTTGCCGGGGCGGGCCACATCCAGGCGGAAAATTGGTCCAACTTTACCCCGTTCGGATTCGGCGGAGTTTTGACCGGGGCCGGAGTGATTTTCTTTGCCTATATCGGGTTCGACGCGGTATCGACGGCCGCGCAGGAAGCGGTCAACCCGCAAAAGGATGTGCCGTTCGGCATCATCGTTTCATTGGCGGTTTGCACGGTATTGTATATTTTGGTGGCTGGAGTTTTGACCGGCATCATTTCCTATACCGAACTCAACGTGGCCGCGCCGATTGCGCTGGCCGTCGATCATATCGGCATGAGTTGGTTGTCGCCGATCGTTAAAATCGGCGCGATAGCCGGCTTGACCTCGGTGATGTTGGTGTTGTTGATGGGGCAAAGCCGTATCTTCTTTTCCATGGCCAAGGATGGGTTACTGCCGCCTTTGTTTGCCCAGGTCCACCCGGAATTCCGCACGCCGCATTTGTCGACCATGATGGTGGGTGTGGCGGTGGCGTTGTTGGCCGGTTTCATGCCGATCGAAAAACTCGGCGAGTTGGTTAGTATCGGCACCTTGTTTGCGTTTGTGTTGGTCTGTGGTGGTGTGTTGGTGTTGCGCGGTAGTCATCCGGAAATGGAACGTCATTTCAAATGTCCGGCGTCGCCGTATGTGCCGGTTACCGGGATTTTGGTTTGTTTGGCGTTGATGGCGGGATTGCCTTTCGACACCTGGGTGAGACTGTTAGTCTGGCTCTTGATTGGGTTTGGGATTTACTTTGGTTATGGCATCAAGCATAGCCGGCTTAATCCTCTATAA
- a CDS encoding pentapeptide repeat-containing protein: MRPFSKIPAVLALLALGIPLAQAAEMTRQQVEQLLAKADKDHPAPLRRKDLTDLDLSGLDFRHADLWGADLRRANFSRTNLSGLNLDLTVMTNIKLVGANLANTSIFGVSMMHADASNANFSGSRVIAVMEGANFTNANVSNANWAADMKNQSMGLMRANLKGANLTGANLSNAQFGRAMLKHAKLNNANLKNADLFSAEMDGANLTGADLSGANLSSTKLHDAIFTNAITTGTRFEGAQHLPAGLGQ; the protein is encoded by the coding sequence ATGAGACCGTTTAGTAAAATCCCGGCGGTGCTGGCTCTGCTAGCACTAGGCATTCCATTGGCGCAGGCCGCCGAGATGACTCGTCAGCAGGTCGAGCAGTTATTGGCAAAAGCCGATAAGGACCATCCGGCTCCGCTGCGGCGTAAGGATTTGACCGATCTGGACTTGTCCGGGCTGGATTTTCGGCACGCCGATTTATGGGGCGCCGATCTGCGGCGGGCCAATTTCAGCCGCACCAATTTGTCGGGGCTGAATCTGGATTTGACGGTGATGACCAATATCAAACTGGTCGGCGCCAATCTGGCCAATACCAGTATTTTCGGGGTCAGTATGATGCATGCCGATGCCAGCAATGCCAACTTCAGCGGTAGCCGAGTAATTGCGGTGATGGAGGGGGCCAATTTCACCAACGCCAATGTCAGCAATGCCAATTGGGCCGCGGATATGAAAAATCAGTCGATGGGTTTGATGCGCGCCAATCTGAAAGGCGCCAATCTAACCGGCGCCAACCTTAGTAATGCCCAATTCGGCCGCGCTATGCTCAAACACGCCAAATTGAACAACGCCAATCTGAAAAATGCCGATTTGTTTTCGGCGGAAATGGATGGTGCCAACCTGACCGGAGCTGATTTGAGCGGCGCCAACTTGTCGTCCACCAAGTTACATGATGCGATTTTCACTAATGCCATCACCACCGGCACCCGTTTCGAAGGCGCTCAACACCTACCCGCCGGTCTCGGCCAATAA
- the ubiA gene encoding 4-hydroxybenzoate octaprenyltransferase, producing the protein MFPNTLNDRLHQYWLLARFDKPIGILILLWPTLWALWISGNGKPDLLVLTVFVLGVVLMRAAGCVINDYADKDFDPHVDRCKLRPIAAGKVTPKEALIVFAVLCLTAFGLVLLMNLYTIALSFIGAFLAASYPFMKRFTHLPQAYLGAAFGFAIPMAFAAQTNEIPTVGWMLYLAVLLWALVYDTMYAMVDIDDDLKIGVKSTAILFGKRVREITATLQLIIMMLLVAVGLMQHLNWPYYLGLLVAGGFSLYQQKLIFHFHKPDCFKAFLNNNWFGLAVFIGLLVAYV; encoded by the coding sequence ATGTTTCCCAATACACTCAACGACCGCCTCCACCAATACTGGCTCCTGGCCCGTTTCGATAAACCCATCGGTATTTTGATTCTGCTTTGGCCGACATTGTGGGCCTTGTGGATCTCCGGCAATGGCAAACCCGATTTGCTGGTATTAACTGTGTTCGTGCTGGGCGTGGTACTGATGCGTGCCGCCGGTTGCGTGATCAACGACTACGCCGACAAGGATTTCGATCCGCATGTCGACCGTTGCAAGCTGCGGCCGATTGCCGCCGGCAAGGTTACGCCGAAAGAAGCGCTGATCGTTTTTGCGGTGCTGTGCCTGACTGCGTTTGGGTTGGTATTATTGATGAATCTCTATACCATCGCCCTGTCTTTTATTGGCGCCTTTCTAGCGGCCAGTTACCCTTTCATGAAGCGCTTTACCCATCTGCCGCAGGCTTATCTGGGCGCTGCGTTTGGCTTTGCGATACCGATGGCGTTTGCCGCGCAAACCAACGAAATTCCAACAGTCGGCTGGATGCTGTATCTGGCGGTGCTGCTATGGGCGCTGGTGTACGACACCATGTACGCCATGGTCGACATCGACGATGATTTGAAAATCGGGGTCAAATCCACCGCGATTCTGTTCGGCAAGCGGGTGCGGGAAATAACCGCCACTTTGCAACTCATCATAATGATGTTGCTGGTTGCGGTGGGCCTGATGCAGCATTTAAATTGGCCGTATTATCTGGGTTTGCTGGTTGCCGGCGGGTTTTCGCTATACCAGCAAAAATTGATTTTTCATTTTCATAAACCCGATTGTTTCAAAGCATTTTTGAATAATAATTGGTTTGGTCTGGCGGTTTTTATCGGTTTGTTGGTAGCCTATGTTTAA
- a CDS encoding AAA family ATPase gives MDDLLIYEFKPLLLTLDRVGPFQSFYKVDFTDNNNHPCNFFMMVSPNGLGKTTSLETFSCLMNLLGKKTIDSYGHEDLDKRDGRAQLDFWVRLRWQGRNIGIVLSVLAGVIGEETFLNPWSPDQLQTFNAESWHKAGFRSPVPGRYEGIALKSDDLLQDLLATLRAASETAPEDNFLQPSFHLPTVLYFSAYRDIPYPNNDNHDCIPQTAQFVNERSISTPNHWNYQPVHAFEAHSAYWKNSLDNLLVWLKWLDNGSFEKAQEWINKELFDGTPKLLKGVRRNPPEAIIDTGNNQTHRLDRLSSGEKSLAYLFLRMGAHSTRNTIILIDEMDIHLHIRWQHRLYNALEKLAKDNPGFTVILTTHSIEILRRFTATMGQERESLYLGGELIEETDLR, from the coding sequence ATGGACGACCTATTAATCTATGAATTTAAACCCTTACTTTTGACACTGGATCGGGTGGGGCCTTTCCAAAGCTTTTATAAAGTCGATTTCACCGACAACAACAATCATCCTTGTAATTTCTTCATGATGGTTTCGCCCAATGGCTTGGGCAAAACCACATCGCTGGAAACCTTCTCGTGCCTGATGAATCTGTTGGGCAAAAAGACTATCGACAGCTACGGTCATGAGGATTTAGACAAACGCGACGGCCGGGCGCAACTGGATTTTTGGGTTAGGTTGCGCTGGCAAGGTAGAAATATCGGTATTGTGTTATCGGTTTTGGCTGGCGTTATTGGTGAAGAAACGTTTTTAAATCCATGGTCGCCGGATCAACTGCAAACTTTTAATGCCGAGAGTTGGCACAAGGCCGGATTTCGCAGTCCGGTTCCTGGAAGGTACGAAGGCATCGCGCTGAAAAGCGATGATCTGTTACAAGATTTACTTGCGACTCTCCGTGCTGCCAGCGAAACGGCACCAGAGGATAACTTTCTGCAACCGTCGTTTCATTTGCCGACCGTTTTATATTTTTCCGCTTACCGGGATATTCCCTACCCGAATAACGACAATCACGACTGCATTCCGCAAACGGCCCAGTTCGTAAACGAACGTAGTATTTCAACACCTAACCATTGGAATTATCAGCCTGTTCATGCTTTCGAAGCGCATAGCGCTTATTGGAAGAACTCGCTGGACAATTTGTTGGTTTGGCTTAAATGGCTCGATAACGGTTCGTTTGAAAAAGCCCAAGAGTGGATCAATAAAGAATTATTTGATGGTACGCCAAAGTTATTAAAGGGAGTGCGGCGGAATCCGCCCGAAGCCATTATCGATACCGGTAATAACCAAACCCATCGGCTAGACAGATTGAGCAGCGGCGAAAAAAGTTTGGCTTATCTGTTTTTGCGCATGGGAGCCCACAGCACCCGCAACACCATTATTTTGATCGATGAAATGGATATTCATTTACATATTCGCTGGCAACACCGTTTATATAACGCCTTGGAAAAACTAGCCAAGGATAACCCTGGTTTTACGGTGATATTGACCACCCATTCCATTGAAATATTACGGCGATTTACCGCGACCATGGGCCAGGAAAGAGAAAGTCTCTATTTGGGCGGCGAACTCATCGAAGAAACGGATTTGAGATAG
- a CDS encoding FtsK/SpoIIIE domain-containing protein, translating into MADIYTSHDDENIIEQVKTYGFRTPKAPKYRVLRLALAKSLSINTPPSDDLDTLVGRGSEYSLEQVTGFGNTKNDGGLDFDDAIRVVLSVYHNEDLFNADARYKKLLQRHIRRGLREIRTSWNRGHSFIHWLREELISDSSVMNENLADTQVEQEHLEAALKEIGLTAEIKETKQGIRLNKYALYLANIHHLDLLKKGLGKLSFRLGVPDDSITLELGSEAGIANLYIPRNPEFWRIVPAQRLSEWAITKRPEKLPIWLGCTVLGDDFSMDLAEAPHILIAGATGSGKTVCLHSVLCSLLLTLTASQVQLALIDPKGTEFSLYGKLANLFGGKIGRNIVEAADILNALVDEMEARNQHFIELGVRNYEEASQKIQMPRIVAVVEELADLLMQSRDLETPLVRLAQKARSAGIHLILATQRPDSATFSGLLRSNIPVRIALRVQKHTESNIILDTKGAEALLGKGDMLVKLTDKPDPIRLHGAKLTDDNIAQAIAHYCR; encoded by the coding sequence ATGGCTGACATTTATACAAGTCACGATGACGAAAATATCATCGAACAGGTTAAGACCTATGGTTTTCGTACGCCTAAAGCACCGAAATATCGGGTGTTAAGACTGGCTCTTGCCAAATCGTTGTCAATCAATACTCCGCCTAGTGATGATTTGGATACGTTGGTCGGCAGGGGCTCCGAATACTCGTTGGAACAAGTCACCGGGTTCGGTAACACCAAAAACGACGGAGGCTTAGACTTCGATGACGCAATTCGGGTGGTATTGAGCGTTTATCACAACGAAGATTTATTCAACGCAGATGCCCGCTATAAGAAGCTGTTACAACGACATATTCGCCGGGGCTTGAGAGAAATCCGAACCAGTTGGAATCGCGGCCATAGTTTTATTCATTGGTTACGCGAAGAGCTGATTTCCGATTCATCAGTAATGAATGAAAATCTTGCCGACACCCAAGTCGAACAGGAACACTTGGAAGCAGCGTTGAAAGAAATCGGTTTAACTGCAGAAATCAAAGAAACTAAACAAGGCATACGTCTTAACAAATATGCGCTTTATCTTGCCAATATCCATCATCTGGACCTGCTGAAAAAAGGTTTAGGCAAATTATCGTTTCGGCTCGGCGTTCCTGACGACAGTATTACCTTGGAACTCGGTTCTGAAGCGGGTATCGCCAATCTTTACATCCCTAGAAACCCTGAATTCTGGCGGATCGTGCCGGCTCAACGCCTTAGCGAATGGGCTATAACAAAACGACCGGAAAAATTGCCGATTTGGCTGGGCTGTACTGTTTTGGGCGACGATTTTTCAATGGATTTAGCCGAAGCACCGCACATCCTTATTGCCGGCGCGACCGGCAGCGGTAAAACCGTATGCTTGCACAGCGTGCTTTGTTCACTGTTACTGACCTTAACTGCCAGCCAAGTCCAGCTGGCCTTGATCGACCCCAAAGGCACAGAGTTTTCCCTTTATGGCAAACTGGCTAATTTGTTCGGCGGTAAAATCGGCAGAAATATCGTTGAAGCCGCCGACATTCTCAATGCCTTGGTCGATGAAATGGAGGCGCGTAACCAGCATTTCATCGAGCTGGGTGTCAGAAATTATGAAGAGGCCAGCCAAAAAATACAGATGCCGCGCATCGTCGCGGTTGTAGAGGAGTTGGCCGACCTTTTGATGCAATCTCGCGATCTCGAAACTCCGCTGGTACGATTGGCGCAAAAGGCCCGTTCCGCCGGCATACATTTGATTCTTGCCACACAAAGACCGGATTCCGCGACGTTTAGCGGTTTGTTGCGAAGTAATATTCCGGTCAGGATCGCATTGCGTGTGCAGAAACACACCGAGTCCAACATTATCTTGGATACCAAAGGCGCGGAAGCCTTATTGGGTAAAGGCGATATGTTAGTTAAATTAACCGATAAGCCGGATCCGATACGCTTACACGGTGCCAAACTGACTGACGACAACATCGCCCAAGCCATTGCGCATTATTGCCGGTAG